In Bacteroidales bacterium, the DNA window TCTTCAAATACATGATGAACTCGTATTTGAAGCACCAGAAAAAGATGCCGAGGAAGTGATGTCTTCCATATCTACCATCATGAAAAATGCATTACCGCTGGCTGTACCTATTAACGTATCCATCCAAAAAGGAAAAAATTGGCTTGAAGCTCACAACTAAAAAATTCATTTAACAAACATTATCGAAAAATTTTCCCTGTCAGAAATCAAGTTTATACAATAAGTGCCAGATTTAAGATGTGCTACGTTTATTATCTCATGGGTATTATAAAGTATTCCTCTTACTACTTCATTTCCGACTATATCATATATGACATAAGTAAAGGAACGTGTTACAACATCGGTAAAATCAATATGAAGCTCATCTTGAACAGGATTGGGATAGATTTTCAAAATCGACCGCAGATCTTCCATTCCGGCACTTAAGAGATTTATGTTTATATCGTCAAGATAAAGATTATTTCCACCATTAGAGAAAAATTCAAACTTAATTCGCATCCTATTCAGTTGAGAAACTTGACCAGCTGGAATGATAAACTCAGCTGTTTTCCATTGAGAAGGACTGGTAGGAGAAAACTCATTCTGAGTTGGATTAGCCGTTGCCCATGAAGGTCCTGAATAACTTAATTTGGTTTGCCATGTTTTGCCACAATCTGATGAAATAGCTACAAGAAACTTGTCGAAAGCAGTATCAGACGGAGTAATAATACTTCCTGGAATTATTTTACCAGCATAAGCGTATTTAAAAGAAATCTTTACAGCCTGCCCTGTGAAGGTAGTTAAATTATAGACTGGACTTACAAGTATATCCTTGCTTCCCCCACGTCCATTTTGAAAATTAGGAACGTACATCGATTTGGTTCCTGTACAACCAGTACCTGTCTTCAAAGTCCAAGATCCACCTGCTTCATTAATACTAAGAAAATTGTTCTGCCCGCCATTTTCAAAACTTTCAAAATAAGGAGCATCAATGACCTGACTGTTTGACCAAACATGAATATAATTGGTTTTCACAAGACTATCCATGCCACTAGAGTTAAAAACTTTGAGTTTTACTTTGAAAATTCCACCTTGATCGTATGTCACCAGAGGATTTTTTTGTGTAGATGATGAAGGCGTACCTCCCTCGAATTCCCAAATCCAGTTTTCCACTGGTCCATTGAAAGAAGCATCATAGAATTGCACAGTTCCTCCCTGGCAGATCATGGGTGATGGTGTATAAAAGTCAGCTATGGGTGAGCATAATTGAGTATTTGTATCGAGAACTCCTGTTTTTATAAGGTTTTCCTTGGACCATAGACTTCGCCGATAACCATTAAGAGTTGCATCTATTCTAGCCTTTTGACCTAGAGTGAAAATATTGTTACAATAACCCCATTGATAATCCATGTAATTTTCTATCATATCAGGTTCGTCAGGATTTTCGGTGCAAGTATTACGGCTACCAGGAGGATAACATTGAACTGATGTATTAATTGTTGCTTGGTCGACAGGTGGGGTATCGCTAACCTCATCACCATTTGGAGCTAAAAATGATGGACACCCACTGGAAGAAGGAATAAGACCAGCCATCAAGTTTTGAAAAGTATGATATAGATTGAAATAATGACCCGCTTCATGGGTGAAGGTTCTGTTAATCATATTGATAGGCATTCCCCCCATTTGCGTAGCAGTACCTATAGATCCAACACCATCATGACGAATTAGAACACCGTCCTTGAGCGTATCTCCACCAGTTAACATTTGTGATAGCGGATTATTAGGTGGAAATGGTGACATGCCACCTATAAAAGCCCCATCAGGAAGCGACATATCGGAAGGATAGATGTTCTTAACGACAAAAACATTCATGTAGTGCTTGGGTTCCCATGCATACTGAGCCATGGTTTCAAAATATGCAAAATTTGTGGAGGGATCGTAATGTCTGACAATACCAGAGGTGCAATTTCCATTGGGATCTTTTCGTGCTAATCTAAATTCAATCTTACAATCGGCTGCCCTGCTTTTAAAAAGATGATATGTATTAGCTGTATCAGGATTCAATTTATTAAAATCAATGTTCAGAAGGGTAAGCCCGTCCAGGACCTGTTCATCAGAAATGTTTTCAGATCCATACGTATGAATAATATGAAACACCACAGGTATAACACGCTTGCCATTAATAAGAGTGTCTGTTTTTGGGTATTGATGTTCCAATGTTGTCATTAGTTGTTTAAGATTCTCTTCAAAAATTAAATATTTTATGATTACCTCAGGATTTTGAGTAATTTTATTCTTCAATAATACGTCATCTGCATGAAAGAAAAAAGGAACCTGTCCATGGACAATTCGTAAAAAAAATAAAATTCCAACAATCCAAACCCCTTTTTTCATAGAATCATTTTTTACAAAATTAAAAATTTAACATTTCCTAAAATTAAATGATTTACTTTTGCAAAGTTTTTACCAGTTAACTCAAATATATGGTTGGGAATGAAAACCAGATATATTGATTTGATTGAGCAAACTTTTGAATTCCCGACTGAGGAATTTAAAATGATAGAAAACGAATTATACTGGCACAACATCAATTTGATGGATATCGTTGACCAATATGGAACCCCTTTAAGACTCACTTATCTTCCCAGTATAAGCCGACAGATTCAAAAAGCAAAAAGAATTTTTAACGTAGCTATTGCAAAAGCCGACTACAAAGGTGAATATTATTATGCTTATTGCACTAAAAGTAGCCATTTCCTTCACGTCATCGAAGAAGCATTAAAAAATGACATTCACCTCGAAACTTCTAGTGCTTTTGACATCAACATCATTGAAAAACTTTACGAAGACAAAAAAATAGATAAAGATATTTACATCATTTGCAATGGTTTCAAAAAACAACAATACATCGAAAACATTAGTCGCTTGATTAATAACGGTTTCCAAAACACAATTGCTGTAATTGATCATAAAGATGAGCTATTTGAATACAAAATAAAGAAGGGAATTAGGGCAAAATTGGGCATTCGCATTGCTTCTGAAGAAGAGCCCCAATTTACATTTTACACTTCTCGCCTTGGGATCCGTTATAGTGATATTTTGCCCTTTTACAACTTATATGTAAAAAATCATCCCAATTTTGAGCTCAAAATGTTGCATTTTTTTATCAACACGGGAATCAAAGATTCTGCTTATTATTGGAGTGAACTACACAAGTGTGTTAACGTCTATGCAGAACTCAAGAAAATTTGTCCGACCCTAGACATGCTCAATATAGGTGGGGGTTTTCCAATAAGAAATTCCCTTGCTTTTGATTATGACTACGAATACATGGCAGAAGAAATTATTTATCAAATTAAGAAGATATGTAAAGAGCACGGTGTTCCAGAGCCTCATATTTTCACAGAATTTGGAACTTTCACAGTTGGCGAAAGTGGTGCAGTACTTTTCAAAATCCTTGGAGGCAAACAACAAAATGACAAAGAAATGTGGTATATGATTGACGGTAGCTTCATGACAACACTTCCTGACACATGGGCCCTGAATCAGCGATTTATTTTACTCGCTCTTAATCATTGGGATTCTGAATATCAAAGAGTTTTTTTAGGTGGTCTAACTTGTGATAGTCATGATTATTATCATTCTGAAATGCATGCCAATGCGATTTATCTTCCTAAATTCACACCTGCCGATCCCCTTTACATAGGTTTTTTTCATACGGGAGCATATCAGGAGGCCCTTGGAGGATATGGAGGTATCCAACACTGTCTTCTTCCAGCACCGAAGCATGTACTCATTTATGAAGATGAAGATGGTGAATACTACACACGACTCTTTGTTAAAGAACAAAGTTATAAATCTATGCTCAAAATACTAGGATATTAAATTTTTATATATATTTGTAGCATAAAAATAGGAATCCTATGAAAAAAATTATTTTTATGATTTTCATTGGAGGATGGGTTCTTTCTCATTCCCAAATTCAACCCATTCCAAACGGAGATTTCGAACAATGGATAGATTATTCATTGGAATATCCAACAGGTTATCCTTTTCATTCCAATTCATATGAAATCGTGTTTGCATTGCCACCTGTTTCTATGAAAAAAGTAACCGATGCGTATCATGGAAATTTTGCTCTGAAATTAACGACTGTCAGCTATCAAGCACAAGACACAATTTTTGGTTATGCGATCAATGTAAGACCAAATGATAATCCCAACACCTGGAAAGGTGGTTTTCCCATCAGTGGAACCCCTACTGGCATAAAAGGGTACTATAAAGCAAGTCTTAACGGAGACCAAGCTCTGATTTTAGTTCAATTTTGCAAAACAGGAAATGTTATTGCAACATATCCTTTCCTAATAAGTTCATCAGCATCTACATATACCCAGTTTTCCTTTTCATTCAATCCCCCATTACCCACAAGTCCAGACACAGTTCAAATTGGGTTTGCATCAACCAATCCTTTTTCTGGAACTCCCCAAGTAGGAAGTTGGATCATATTAGATAGCATTTCTTTCACTGGGATTTCCACTCAACCTAGTCAATTGAACGGTAGTTTTGAAAATTGGACGACAGAAATCTATTCTAAAATTATTGATTGGAACATTTTGGGTCATCCCCTTAGTGTAAATAAAAGTACTGACGCTTACCAAGGAAACTATGCTTTACATCTTAAAAACTTTTTACAAGAAGATGATTCAATTTCGATTAAGGGCATAATTGGAACAGGAAAATGGGTTTTCGATGGATTTTCATGGAATTTGGTTGGATGTAGACCCTACAATCGACCTTATGATACACTAGTTTTTGCATATAAATATTATCCTTCCCATGATGATACAGCTCAAATAAATATTGTTTTTAAAAAAACGGGAAATCAATGGCCTACATATTGGATTAATATTAATTTAACTGATACAGGTGTTTATACAGTTGTTGAGGAACCTTTTCTTATTGCTAATGCACCAGATTCACTTTGTATTTTCATATCATCAAGTATTGACTCACATGATTCCCTCATATATGTAGGATCAGAATTATTCGTAGATAAATTGTACTTAAAATCAAAGCCGTTGGTTTCTTTACCCGATTTTGCTCTACAAAAAAACATTCGTCTCTACCCCAATCCATGTCAGGAATTTTTAACCATTGAAGCTTCACAACCTATTAGAACCATTACCATTCTTAATGCAGAAGGAAAGATACTATATTCTGAAGCTGTTCATGATGTTAGATTTGATGGCTCTATTTCTACCCTTCCTCCAGGACCGTATCAGGTTCGAATTCAGTTTGACGACATGATTTGGTATAAACCTTTCATTAAAAATTAATTACATGCCCATATTTTCAGCCCCCTTTCGGGGGCTTTTTTATTTTAATATCGATCATGACGCATATAATGGTTTGGTTTTAGTCTAATAAAACACCTTTACAAGATAATTCAAAAATTGAAGGCTGAACAAGTTTTATGGTTGTTTCTACATTCCTTCTAGTTCTAAGAAAGAAGTGTCATAGTTTAAGCATAAGGCAAATATGACAGATACTAAACATTTTCCTTATGAATAATTGATAATTTTGCTAAAAACTTTTTACATGAAAAATAAATTGGACACTATTGAAAGTGCATTAGAAGATTTACGAGCTGGAAAGATCATTATTGTGGTCGACGATGAAGATCGTGAAAATGAAGGAGATTTTGTGGCAGCAGCAGAAAAAATAACTCCCGACATTGTTAATTTCATGGCTAAATACGGCAGAGGTCTTATTTGTGCTCCTCTTACCGAAGAAAGAGCAGAAGAACTAAAACTGGACTTAATGGTCAAAGAAAACACGTCTTTGCATGAGACACCTTTTACCGTATCAGTCGATTTAATCGGCCATGGATGTACCACAGGGATTTCAGCATCCGACAGAGCGAAAACCATTTATGCCCTTGCCGATCCATCCACCAAACCTGAAGATTTGGGACGCCCCGGTCATATCTTCCCTTTGAGAGCCAAGAAAGGTGGTGTTCTCGAACGTGCTGGTCACACAGAGGCCAGCGTAGATCTTTGTAGAATTGCTGGCCTAAAGCCCGTAGCAGCCCTTGTTGAGATCATGAACGATGACGGCACTATGGCACGCTTACCTCAACTTTTCGAAATTGCTGAAAAGTTTGAGTTAAAAATTGTTTCAATCAAAGATCTTATTGCTTACCGCTTAAAAACTGAAAGCCTCATTAGAAAGGAAGAAGAAGTCCATCTACCTACGCTTTATGGTACTTTTAAATTGATCGCTTTTACACAGCTTACAAACAACATCATTCACCTTGCTCTTGTCAAAGGTGAGGTCAACACCACTGAACCTGTTCTTGTAAGAGTACATTCTTCTTGTGCTACTGGCGATATTTTTGGCAGTTACAAATGTGATTGTGGTCCTCAATTGCACAAAGCCATGCAGATGATTGAGCAAGAAGGAAAAGGACTAGTTCTCTACATGAATCAGGAAGGACGTGGAATTGGTTTGATTAATAAACTAAAAGCTTATCATCTTCAAGAACTTGGCAAAGATACTGTAGAAGCTAATCATGCCCTTGGATTTAAGGATGACGAAAGAGATTATGGAATTGGTGCACAAATCATTCGACATTTAGGCATCAAAAAAATGCGACTTATTACCAACAATCCAGTCAAAAGAATCGGCTTAGAAAGCTATGGAATCGAAATCGTGGAAATCATACCCCTTATCGTCCAGGCGAATCCATACAACATCCATTATCTTGAAACTAAGCATAACAAAATGGGACATCTGTTTAATCCAGAAGAATTAACCGATTGATATTGCACATTTCAAAAAAAATTATAACCTTTGCAGTCCCAAAAAAATAAAAATATAATTGTATGGCAGTAAGGATTAGGTTACAACGCCATGGTAGAAGAAAAAGACCCTTTTACCATTTGGTCGTTGCAGACAGTCGGGCCCCACGTGATGGGAAATTCATTGAAAAGTTAGGATATTATGATCCTTTAACTCAACCCGCCACGATTGAAATAAATTTCGAGAGAGCCCTGTATTGGTTATCGGTTGGAGCACAACCTACAGAAACGGCATCAGCAATACTTCGCTTCAAGGGCGTACTTTACAAAAGACATCTAGACATAGGTGTCCAGAAAGGAGCTCTTACACCTGAACAAGCAGAAGCTAAATTTCAGGAATGGCTACAAAAGAAAGAATTGAAACTGGTAGAATTAAAGAAAAAATACGATTACCAAAAAAATCTTAAACGAGAAGAACAACTTAAGTTGGAACGAAAAAAACGTGAAGAAAGAGAAAAGAAAAAGGCTGCCCTTACTTCTCAAGAATCATCCCAACAAGACAATCCATCTGATCATACATAACCCCTATTCATGCCTTATCCTATACCTGTTGAAGAACTGGTAGAATCAGGCATGATCGTAAAAACACATGGGATCAGAGGTAAGGTTCTCATTACTTTCAGTAATGGTTTGTTGCCTAAAAACATCAACGATTTTTGTTTTTTGAATTTTGACGGCATGTTTGTTCCTTTTTTGCCCTTAGAAGTCGAACAGCTTAATGAAACATTCTATTATTTCACTTTTCATTTCGTAGATAATATAAATATAGCAAAAAAGCTTACGGGTAAACCCATTTATCACGATGTTCGAAAATGTAAGTTTCTGGACAACAACGTCATTGGTCCTTATCTTAGCGGTTACACAGTGTATGACGAAAATGGAAATTATCTAGGTAAAATTATTGCTATTATTCGAGGTAAACAATTTTTATTTGAACTTCGTTCACCAGAAGGTAAAATCATATATCTTCCCGCCATAAAAGAATTCATTCTGAATAATGAAAGAGTCTCGAAAAAACTAACCATCCATTTTCCTACCGAGTGGAAATCTCTATTATGAATCTTGAAGTTTTCAATTTTCGAGCTTTTAAAGTTTACCAGCACGAAAAAGTGATGAAAGTTAACACAGATGGTGTATTACTGGGTGTTTTTTCCTCTGAAAAACCTTGGGAAAAGGTACTTGAAGTTGGATGTGGTCTTGGTTACATATCCCTTATGCTAGCTCAAAAAGATTCTGAAAATATTTTGGCTATCGACATAAATCCTATAGCTGTCAAAATTTGCAAGCTAAATTTCCTGATCAATCCATGGCACTACAAAATGAAAGTCAAGCATATTTCTCTACATGAATGGGTTCAACAAAATCAAGAAAAAATTGACTTGATAGTCACGAATCCACCTTACTTTGTTGATGCTTTCCCCTCTCCAAATCCATATAAAAGGTTATCACGTCACAGCAATGAAAAATGGGTGGATGAACTCATTTATGCTTCGTCATTTCTTACATATGAAGGTCAGATTCATCTTGCTTATCCGTTTATTAGTTCATTTTACGTTGAGAAAAAATTTTTTCTACATGGGCTCCATGTTCATAAACAATGGATTATTCGATCTTTTCGAACTTCATATCCATATTTAAGGTTGCTTTCTTTTAGCAAAATAAAACCTGAAATTGTCATTACCGAAAATCTTATCATTCAATCGGACGATCTAACCTATACAGAAGAATATAAAACAATGGTTGGTTCATTTCTCCACATTTGAAAATGTTTTATTTTTGCAAGAGTTTTTTCAATGAAAGTAAGGATAGTAAATAAGAGTAGCAATCCACTTCCATCATATACCACCGCTCAATCATCTGGTCTTGATTTGCAAGCACATCTTGACGAGCCTATAACTTTGCAACCCATGGGTCGTGCTTTAATATCAACTGGAATTTTTATAGAACTTCCTGATGGTTTCGAAGCACAGGTAAGACCAAGAAGCGGTCTAGCTATTAACCATGGAATTACAGTATTGAACACCCCTGGTACCATTGATGCTGACTATCGAGGAGAGATTAAAGTTATTCTCATTAACCTAAGTGACAAACCTTTTACCATTAGACCCGGAGATAGAATCGCACAACTCGTTATATCTTCAGTTGTTCGGATAGAATGGGATGAAGTTCATTCCCTTCAAGAAACCATCCGTGGTGAAGGAGGATTCGGTCATTCCGGTATTTAAAAAAGGAGGAATTATGAAGCTCATTATTCCAATGGCAGGTCAGGGGAAAAGGATGCGCCCCCATACCTTAACTGTCCCTAAACCACTTATTAAATTAGCTGGTAAGCCCATCGTAGAAAGATTGATAGATGAAATTTTCTCGCTTACTGAATCTCCCATTTCTGAAATTGTCTTTATTATTAATAATTTCGGAGAAGAAATAGAAAGATATCTCTTACAGCTTGCTCATAAATATCAAGCTACAGGTCATATTCGACATCAAGATAAACCTCTTGGAACAGCTCATGCTATCTCTTGTGCTGAGGAGTTTCTTGAGGAGAGTGTAATCATAGCTTTTGCCGACACGTTATTTTTTACCAAGCAAAAAATCAAAACTGAATTGGACTCTGTCATATGGGTTAAGGAAGTTGACAATCCATCAGCTTTTGGAGTCGTCAGAGTCGATTCTGAAAATAGAATTATTCAATTTCATGAAAAACCTAAACA includes these proteins:
- a CDS encoding arginine decarboxylase; this translates as MKTRYIDLIEQTFEFPTEEFKMIENELYWHNINLMDIVDQYGTPLRLTYLPSISRQIQKAKRIFNVAIAKADYKGEYYYAYCTKSSHFLHVIEEALKNDIHLETSSAFDINIIEKLYEDKKIDKDIYIICNGFKKQQYIENISRLINNGFQNTIAVIDHKDELFEYKIKKGIRAKLGIRIASEEEPQFTFYTSRLGIRYSDILPFYNLYVKNHPNFELKMLHFFINTGIKDSAYYWSELHKCVNVYAELKKICPTLDMLNIGGGFPIRNSLAFDYDYEYMAEEIIYQIKKICKEHGVPEPHIFTEFGTFTVGESGAVLFKILGGKQQNDKEMWYMIDGSFMTTLPDTWALNQRFILLALNHWDSEYQRVFLGGLTCDSHDYYHSEMHANAIYLPKFTPADPLYIGFFHTGAYQEALGGYGGIQHCLLPAPKHVLIYEDEDGEYYTRLFVKEQSYKSMLKILGY
- a CDS encoding M43 family zinc metalloprotease, with protein sequence MKKGVWIVGILFFLRIVHGQVPFFFHADDVLLKNKITQNPEVIIKYLIFEENLKQLMTTLEHQYPKTDTLINGKRVIPVVFHIIHTYGSENISDEQVLDGLTLLNIDFNKLNPDTANTYHLFKSRAADCKIEFRLARKDPNGNCTSGIVRHYDPSTNFAYFETMAQYAWEPKHYMNVFVVKNIYPSDMSLPDGAFIGGMSPFPPNNPLSQMLTGGDTLKDGVLIRHDGVGSIGTATQMGGMPINMINRTFTHEAGHYFNLYHTFQNLMAGLIPSSSGCPSFLAPNGDEVSDTPPVDQATINTSVQCYPPGSRNTCTENPDEPDMIENYMDYQWGYCNNIFTLGQKARIDATLNGYRRSLWSKENLIKTGVLDTNTQLCSPIADFYTPSPMICQGGTVQFYDASFNGPVENWIWEFEGGTPSSSTQKNPLVTYDQGGIFKVKLKVFNSSGMDSLVKTNYIHVWSNSQVIDAPYFESFENGGQNNFLSINEAGGSWTLKTGTGCTGTKSMYVPNFQNGRGGSKDILVSPVYNLTTFTGQAVKISFKYAYAGKIIPGSIITPSDTAFDKFLVAISSDCGKTWQTKLSYSGPSWATANPTQNEFSPTSPSQWKTAEFIIPAGQVSQLNRMRIKFEFFSNGGNNLYLDDININLLSAGMEDLRSILKIYPNPVQDELHIDFTDVVTRSFTYVIYDIVGNEVVRGILYNTHEIINVAHLKSGTYCINLISDRENFSIMFVK
- a CDS encoding T9SS type A sorting domain-containing protein, whose amino-acid sequence is MKKIIFMIFIGGWVLSHSQIQPIPNGDFEQWIDYSLEYPTGYPFHSNSYEIVFALPPVSMKKVTDAYHGNFALKLTTVSYQAQDTIFGYAINVRPNDNPNTWKGGFPISGTPTGIKGYYKASLNGDQALILVQFCKTGNVIATYPFLISSSASTYTQFSFSFNPPLPTSPDTVQIGFASTNPFSGTPQVGSWIILDSISFTGISTQPSQLNGSFENWTTEIYSKIIDWNILGHPLSVNKSTDAYQGNYALHLKNFLQEDDSISIKGIIGTGKWVFDGFSWNLVGCRPYNRPYDTLVFAYKYYPSHDDTAQINIVFKKTGNQWPTYWININLTDTGVYTVVEEPFLIANAPDSLCIFISSSIDSHDSLIYVGSELFVDKLYLKSKPLVSLPDFALQKNIRLYPNPCQEFLTIEASQPIRTITILNAEGKILYSEAVHDVRFDGSISTLPPGPYQVRIQFDDMIWYKPFIKN
- a CDS encoding 30S ribosomal protein S16 gives rise to the protein MAVRIRLQRHGRRKRPFYHLVVADSRAPRDGKFIEKLGYYDPLTQPATIEINFERALYWLSVGAQPTETASAILRFKGVLYKRHLDIGVQKGALTPEQAEAKFQEWLQKKELKLVELKKKYDYQKNLKREEQLKLERKKREEREKKKAALTSQESSQQDNPSDHT
- the dut gene encoding dUTP diphosphatase; the protein is MKVRIVNKSSNPLPSYTTAQSSGLDLQAHLDEPITLQPMGRALISTGIFIELPDGFEAQVRPRSGLAINHGITVLNTPGTIDADYRGEIKVILINLSDKPFTIRPGDRIAQLVISSVVRIEWDEVHSLQETIRGEGGFGHSGI
- a CDS encoding methyltransferase translates to MNLEVFNFRAFKVYQHEKVMKVNTDGVLLGVFSSEKPWEKVLEVGCGLGYISLMLAQKDSENILAIDINPIAVKICKLNFLINPWHYKMKVKHISLHEWVQQNQEKIDLIVTNPPYFVDAFPSPNPYKRLSRHSNEKWVDELIYASSFLTYEGQIHLAYPFISSFYVEKKFFLHGLHVHKQWIIRSFRTSYPYLRLLSFSKIKPEIVITENLIIQSDDLTYTEEYKTMVGSFLHI
- a CDS encoding bifunctional 3,4-dihydroxy-2-butanone-4-phosphate synthase/GTP cyclohydrolase II; the protein is MKNKLDTIESALEDLRAGKIIIVVDDEDRENEGDFVAAAEKITPDIVNFMAKYGRGLICAPLTEERAEELKLDLMVKENTSLHETPFTVSVDLIGHGCTTGISASDRAKTIYALADPSTKPEDLGRPGHIFPLRAKKGGVLERAGHTEASVDLCRIAGLKPVAALVEIMNDDGTMARLPQLFEIAEKFELKIVSIKDLIAYRLKTESLIRKEEEVHLPTLYGTFKLIAFTQLTNNIIHLALVKGEVNTTEPVLVRVHSSCATGDIFGSYKCDCGPQLHKAMQMIEQEGKGLVLYMNQEGRGIGLINKLKAYHLQELGKDTVEANHALGFKDDERDYGIGAQIIRHLGIKKMRLITNNPVKRIGLESYGIEIVEIIPLIVQANPYNIHYLETKHNKMGHLFNPEELTD